A genome region from Chryseobacterium indicum includes the following:
- a CDS encoding D-alanine--D-alanine ligase: MSKKQVAVVMGGYSDEYVVSLKSGQLIYDSLDRNLYDVYKVVILKDEWYFLGENEQKFLINRGDFSVTLHDNETLKFDVCFNIIHGTPGENGILQAYWDAIGQKYTGCDFYQSALTFNKKDTLAVLSKYGIPSAKSVYLRKGEEIKVDEIIETLGLPVFVKPNQSGSSLGISKVKEKAEFLAATEIAFKEDDEILIESFLDGMEVSVGVIDYKGETIVLGITEIVPTNEFFDYEAKYEGASEEITPARIDDKTRIRVEEIAKRAYNSLGMSGFSRSEYILMDGIPYMLEMNTNPGFSPASILPQQAKIYGISITDLCGNEVEKALHKN; this comes from the coding sequence ATGAGCAAAAAACAAGTTGCCGTAGTGATGGGAGGCTATTCAGACGAATATGTTGTATCATTGAAAAGCGGACAATTAATCTATGATTCCTTAGACAGAAATCTTTACGATGTATATAAAGTAGTTATCCTGAAAGATGAATGGTATTTTTTAGGCGAAAATGAGCAGAAATTTCTCATAAACAGAGGCGATTTTTCTGTGACTTTACATGATAATGAAACATTGAAATTTGATGTCTGCTTCAATATCATCCACGGAACACCGGGCGAAAACGGAATTCTTCAGGCATACTGGGACGCGATCGGACAGAAATATACGGGATGCGATTTTTATCAGAGTGCTTTAACATTCAATAAAAAAGATACTTTAGCGGTACTTTCAAAATACGGAATTCCTTCTGCGAAGAGTGTTTATTTAAGAAAAGGAGAAGAAATCAAAGTTGATGAAATTATAGAAACTCTTGGCTTGCCTGTTTTCGTGAAACCCAATCAGTCGGGATCATCTTTGGGGATTTCTAAAGTAAAAGAAAAGGCTGAATTCCTTGCTGCCACTGAAATTGCTTTCAAAGAAGATGATGAAATATTAATTGAAAGTTTTCTTGACGGAATGGAAGTTTCCGTAGGAGTAATCGATTATAAAGGTGAAACAATTGTTCTGGGAATTACAGAAATCGTTCCTACCAACGAATTTTTCGATTATGAAGCCAAATACGAAGGTGCTTCTGAGGAAATTACGCCTGCAAGAATTGACGATAAAACAAGAATCCGCGTAGAAGAAATTGCAAAAAGAGCCTACAATTCTCTTGGGATGAGTGGTTTCTCAAGAAGTGAGTATATTCTGATGGACGGAATTCCTTATATGCTGGAAATGAATACGAACCCCGGATTTTCTCCTGCAAGTATTCTTCCGCAGCAGGCAAAAATCTACGGCATTTCCATTACGGATCTCTGCGGAAACGAGGTTGAAAAAGCATTACACAAAAATTAA
- the coaD gene encoding pantetheine-phosphate adenylyltransferase — MKIAVFPGSFDPITLGHYDIIERAAPLFDKLIIAIGQNSQKKYMFPLEKRMEFIQNSVAEFPNVEVDYFEGLTVDYCFEKNAQYIIRGLRNPADFEFEKAIAHTNRTLAHKKLETVFLLTSSGKSFISSSIVREIINHGGEYELLVPDSVRVQL; from the coding sequence ATGAAAATTGCTGTTTTTCCGGGGTCATTCGATCCGATTACTTTAGGACATTACGATATCATTGAGAGAGCGGCGCCGCTTTTTGATAAACTGATTATTGCTATCGGGCAGAATTCTCAGAAAAAATATATGTTTCCGCTGGAAAAAAGAATGGAATTCATCCAAAACTCAGTTGCAGAATTCCCAAACGTGGAAGTAGATTATTTTGAAGGTTTAACCGTTGATTACTGCTTCGAAAAAAATGCACAGTACATCATCAGAGGTTTAAGAAATCCTGCTGATTTTGAATTTGAAAAAGCGATTGCCCACACCAACAGAACTTTAGCGCACAAAAAACTGGAAACGGTATTTTTGTTAACGTCTTCAGGAAAATCTTTTATCAGCAGCAGCATTGTAAGAGAAATCATCAATCACGGCGGAGAATATGAGCTTTTGGTTCCGGATTCGGTGAGAGTGCAATTATAA
- a CDS encoding four helix bundle protein encodes MDFNQLFRDRTKDFSISIIKSLSPLPYSDDLSIIRKQIIRSATSVAANYRAVARARSEKERFAKICIVVEEIDETQFWLEIIDELEYLDSGKISNLRSKCDELVKVMTAYKFKLSQNTTL; translated from the coding sequence ATGGATTTTAATCAGTTATTTAGAGATCGAACTAAAGATTTTTCGATTTCGATCATTAAATCGTTATCACCATTACCTTATTCTGATGATCTTTCAATAATCAGAAAACAAATTATAAGATCAGCAACTTCTGTAGCTGCTAATTACAGAGCAGTTGCGAGAGCAAGATCCGAAAAGGAAAGATTTGCTAAAATCTGCATTGTTGTAGAAGAAATTGATGAAACTCAATTCTGGTTAGAAATAATTGATGAGCTGGAATATTTAGATTCCGGAAAAATCTCAAATTTAAGATCAAAATGTGATGAATTGGTAAAAGTAATGACTGCTTATAAATTTAAATTATCTCAAAATACAACACTGTAA
- a CDS encoding trimeric intracellular cation channel family protein: MHEQFNFAIEVLGTISFSMSGSFAAMQKRLDPFGVLIIAFVTSVGGGTVRDLLLDIPVFWMHDLLTCALIILTSIFTMIFKSFEKNFRVTLFIFDSFGLGLFTIIGVQKGLNADIHPLICIGLGTITGCFGGIIRDILLNRIPLIFRKEIYATACIVGGSAFLLLTKFTTLTYTIVQIFTILLIVSIRTLAVKYHWQIPKFYGYENNSEM; encoded by the coding sequence ATGCACGAACAGTTCAATTTTGCCATAGAAGTTTTGGGAACGATATCATTTTCGATGTCGGGAAGTTTTGCGGCGATGCAGAAACGGCTCGATCCTTTCGGTGTTCTGATTATAGCTTTTGTAACTTCTGTCGGCGGTGGAACTGTAAGAGATCTTCTGCTTGATATTCCGGTTTTCTGGATGCATGATCTTCTTACGTGTGCATTGATTATCCTGACCAGTATTTTCACCATGATTTTTAAATCTTTTGAAAAAAATTTCAGGGTAACTTTATTTATTTTTGACAGTTTCGGACTGGGATTGTTTACGATTATTGGCGTTCAGAAGGGTTTAAATGCAGATATTCATCCATTAATCTGTATCGGATTGGGAACAATTACAGGTTGTTTCGGTGGAATTATCCGGGATATACTACTCAACAGAATTCCTTTAATTTTCAGGAAAGAAATTTATGCAACCGCCTGCATTGTGGGAGGTTCAGCATTCTTACTGCTGACAAAATTTACGACTTTAACGTATACTATTGTTCAGATTTTTACCATTCTATTAATTGTTTCCATAAGAACTTTAGCGGTGAAATATCATTGGCAGATCCCGAAATTTTACGGGTATGAGAATAATTCTGAGATGTAA
- a CDS encoding DUF2892 domain-containing protein, whose translation MNKYIKIAVAAVLILLGLWMIIFTREKGWGIVVFLLAAAPILLFFKNEYILLAFWQLRKQNMEKAGEWLKNITDYKNQLHKTQYGYFHYLMGLTQAQDHPTKVEPFMKKALEYGLNMKHDRAMATLNLAAAAISKGRKQEGQKLLDEAKRLDSAGMMTDQIKMMKEQLKMPTMQKHMHNPNMRNRGKFF comes from the coding sequence ATGAATAAATATATAAAAATTGCAGTTGCAGCAGTTCTTATTCTTTTAGGACTATGGATGATTATTTTCACAAGAGAGAAAGGTTGGGGAATTGTAGTTTTCCTTTTGGCTGCAGCACCTATTCTGCTTTTCTTTAAAAATGAATATATTCTTTTGGCTTTCTGGCAATTAAGAAAGCAGAATATGGAAAAAGCAGGAGAGTGGCTTAAAAATATCACAGATTACAAAAACCAGCTTCATAAAACGCAGTATGGTTATTTTCACTATTTAATGGGATTAACTCAAGCTCAGGATCATCCTACAAAAGTGGAACCTTTCATGAAAAAAGCTTTGGAATATGGTCTTAACATGAAGCATGACAGAGCCATGGCAACTTTAAATCTTGCTGCAGCAGCAATTTCTAAAGGAAGAAAACAGGAAGGACAAAAACTTCTGGACGAAGCAAAACGATTAGACAGTGCAGGAATGATGACCGACCAGATCAAGATGATGAAGGAGCAGTTGAAAATGCCAACCATGCAGAAACATATGCATAACCCGAATATGAGAAACAGAGGGAAATTCTTTTAA
- a CDS encoding dihydrofolate reductase has translation MTTIVVAMGEKNEIGFENQLLWHLPKDLKHFKEITSGHPVIMGRKTYESIGKPLPNRTNIVVSRKTDWFEEGILIVGSIKEAVKFAKKIDEEVFIIGGGKIYEQTMDIVDKLEVTLVKADLQADTFFPKIDPKIWKKTDEICHEKDEKNQHDFCFQTFERI, from the coding sequence ATGACAACAATTGTGGTGGCAATGGGAGAGAAGAACGAAATTGGTTTTGAAAATCAGTTGCTTTGGCATCTTCCGAAAGATCTGAAACATTTTAAAGAAATCACTTCGGGGCATCCGGTAATCATGGGAAGAAAGACATATGAAAGTATCGGGAAACCGCTTCCCAACCGTACCAATATTGTTGTGTCCAGAAAAACCGACTGGTTCGAAGAAGGAATTTTAATCGTCGGTAGCATTAAAGAAGCCGTAAAATTCGCTAAAAAAATAGATGAAGAAGTTTTCATAATCGGAGGCGGGAAAATTTATGAACAGACGATGGATATTGTTGATAAACTGGAAGTAACTTTAGTAAAAGCAGATCTTCAAGCAGATACTTTCTTTCCAAAGATCGATCCAAAGATCTGGAAAAAAACAGACGAAATCTGCCATGAGAAAGACGAAAAAAATCAGCATGATTTCTGTTTTCAAACGTTTGAAAGAATTTAA
- a CDS encoding LemA family protein: MKNKGCLSAGTIGIALLIIVAVIFFWGKSGYNSFVDKEQTVNAKWSNVETVYQKRANLIPNLERTVKSYSKFEQETLTKVVEARSKATSINIDPTNMTEQDVARFQAAQGELSGALSRLMAVVESYPNLKADQQYINFQREYIAIENSIRTETVYYNDAAKDYNVSIKQFPNNILANFTNFKEKPLFKAEAGAEKAPEVFSE, from the coding sequence ATGAAAAATAAAGGTTGTCTGAGCGCAGGAACTATTGGTATCGCTCTACTTATTATTGTCGCAGTTATTTTCTTCTGGGGCAAAAGCGGCTACAACAGCTTTGTAGACAAGGAACAGACCGTAAATGCAAAATGGTCTAACGTAGAGACAGTTTACCAAAAAAGAGCAAATCTGATCCCGAATCTTGAAAGAACGGTAAAATCTTATTCCAAATTCGAGCAGGAAACCTTAACGAAAGTTGTTGAGGCACGTTCTAAAGCAACTTCCATCAACATTGATCCTACCAATATGACCGAGCAGGATGTTGCCAGATTTCAGGCTGCACAGGGAGAATTATCTGGGGCTTTAAGCAGATTGATGGCTGTAGTAGAATCTTATCCTAATTTAAAAGCAGATCAGCAATACATTAATTTCCAGAGAGAATATATCGCGATAGAAAACAGCATCAGAACAGAGACTGTTTATTACAATGATGCCGCGAAAGATTATAATGTATCCATAAAGCAATTCCCGAATAATATTCTGGCGAATTTCACCAACTTTAAAGAAAAACCTTTGTTCAAAGCGGAAGCAGGAGCAGAAAAGGCACCTGAAGTATTCTCGGAATAA
- a CDS encoding TPM domain-containing protein produces MATSFLTNQQIASLVEAIQSAEEHSTGEIRVHIDSNTDEDNAKIAFKVFEELCLNKTKERNAVLFHVNFEQKYLTIIGDTGIHAKVSQSYWDHLHDYITSEFAKGNYYQALKSGILETGLELKKYFPVKGENHNELPNEITFS; encoded by the coding sequence ATGGCAACCAGTTTCTTAACAAATCAGCAGATAGCTTCCCTCGTGGAAGCTATTCAGTCAGCAGAAGAGCATTCTACCGGCGAGATCAGAGTGCATATTGATTCCAATACGGATGAAGACAATGCAAAAATTGCTTTCAAAGTTTTTGAAGAATTGTGCCTGAATAAAACCAAAGAAAGAAATGCGGTGCTTTTTCATGTAAATTTTGAACAAAAATATCTTACGATCATCGGAGATACCGGAATTCATGCAAAAGTAAGCCAGTCTTACTGGGATCATCTGCACGACTATATTACGTCTGAATTTGCCAAAGGAAATTATTATCAGGCTTTAAAAAGCGGAATTCTGGAAACCGGCCTGGAACTAAAAAAATATTTTCCTGTAAAAGGAGAAAACCACAACGAACTTCCTAATGAAATTACGTTCTCTTAA
- a CDS encoding TPM domain-containing protein, with protein MKLRSLKIVFSFLLVCFYTFVSAQYTIPPKPDVLYPVYDDANLLKQEEKDALNKKLIAFADSTSTEIEVVIIPSTKGEDINFLATMFGEKWGIGKKDVDNGIVFLIATEDHTMSIQQGRAVEQYLTASVAGQILDYIVTPHFKQGEWYEGINGGTSAIMEAVQGKFKPLNNRESGNGDGSIFKIIIIAFVIFIIIAILFGNKGGGKGGGNYDDDDVILSRRGRRNYPGGFFPFPGSFGGGGFGGGSSGGGGGGFGGFGGGGSFGGGGASGGW; from the coding sequence ATGAAATTACGTTCTCTTAAAATAGTTTTTTCATTTTTACTGGTATGCTTTTACACTTTTGTATCGGCACAATATACCATTCCTCCCAAGCCTGACGTTCTGTATCCTGTTTATGACGATGCCAATCTTCTGAAGCAGGAGGAAAAAGATGCGCTTAATAAAAAACTGATCGCATTTGCAGATTCTACCTCTACAGAGATTGAAGTGGTTATTATTCCTTCCACAAAAGGAGAAGACATTAATTTTCTGGCAACGATGTTTGGCGAGAAATGGGGAATCGGAAAAAAAGATGTCGACAACGGGATTGTTTTCCTTATTGCAACCGAAGACCACACCATGTCTATCCAGCAGGGAAGAGCGGTGGAACAATATCTTACCGCATCTGTTGCCGGACAGATATTGGACTATATTGTGACTCCTCATTTTAAGCAAGGCGAATGGTACGAAGGCATTAATGGCGGGACATCGGCAATTATGGAAGCGGTTCAGGGGAAATTTAAACCTTTGAACAACCGTGAAAGCGGAAATGGAGACGGAAGTATTTTTAAAATTATCATCATTGCATTTGTTATCTTCATTATTATTGCCATCCTATTCGGAAACAAAGGAGGAGGAAAAGGCGGCGGAAATTATGACGACGACGATGTAATACTTTCCAGAAGAGGTCGCAGAAATTATCCGGGTGGATTTTTCCCTTTTCCGGGCAGCTTTGGCGGCGGTGGATTTGGTGGTGGAAGTTCCGGAGGCGGAGGCGGCGGTTTTGGAGGCTTCGGCGGAGGCGGAAGTTTCGGAGGCGGCGGTGCTTCCGGAGGATGGTAG
- a CDS encoding NAD(P)H-dependent oxidoreductase produces MKKTLVVFAHPYLEHSNSNAELINFYVRHQHFTLRDIYEEYPNFHIAAFRERKRIKNYDRFIFQFPLIWFGMPPLLKLWIDEVFDRDWLKEDHHNPLEGKEVYILVTTGGKERSFSKEGTYQFTVEELISGLIVSLNVFKANIKNIKIVYEANKLSKKEIIVHKQQFVELLNQ; encoded by the coding sequence ATGAAGAAGACGTTGGTAGTTTTTGCGCATCCTTATTTAGAGCATTCCAACTCGAATGCAGAGCTCATTAATTTCTATGTCCGTCATCAGCATTTTACCCTTCGGGATATTTATGAAGAATATCCTAATTTTCATATTGCCGCTTTCAGGGAAAGAAAAAGAATAAAAAATTACGATCGTTTTATTTTCCAGTTTCCGCTCATCTGGTTCGGAATGCCGCCTTTGTTAAAACTCTGGATCGATGAAGTTTTCGACCGCGACTGGCTTAAAGAAGATCATCACAATCCTTTGGAGGGAAAAGAGGTTTACATTCTGGTAACCACAGGCGGAAAAGAAAGATCGTTCAGCAAGGAAGGAACCTATCAGTTTACCGTAGAGGAGCTGATCAGCGGACTTATCGTATCGCTGAATGTTTTTAAGGCAAACATCAAAAATATCAAAATCGTTTACGAAGCCAACAAGCTCTCAAAAAAAGAAATTATCGTACACAAACAGCAGTTTGTAGAACTTCTCAACCAATAA
- a CDS encoding monovalent cation:proton antiporter-2 (CPA2) family protein: METSLAMNTLIFLGVAIIMVPLARKFGLSSVIGYIAGGIIIGPYVLKLTGKDVNDIMHASEFGVIMLLFLVGLELEPRKFWDMRKKIVGLGLTQMLLTISLLFLVFIWAGWKIDKAIAVAMCFALSSTAIVLQTLQEKNNLKTLAGEASFSTLLFQDIAVIPILAILPLIANYKSRHHDNEIQVLIQTLPEWMQFATVILGVVILILLGRYVFVPFLRYVSKSGMSELLTASSLFLVIGVSELMVAIGLSPALGAFLAGVMLANSEFRHELEAQIDPFKGLLLAVFFVSVGSTMNFNVIQKDPTFIFTTVFAVLAIKFVVLFLIGKFFKIDTPQSLFYAFALSQVGEFAFVLINYASSLYLLPSELNAQMMVVTAITMCITPFLLIINDKLITPRFIKEVPDPDNDFNILDGNIQQKKIIIVGFGHFGSTVGRLLKANKIPATVLDRDSDRVKLLRSYGFKVYYGDATKIPTLRAAGIEDAEILVLCLDDPEDNKFVADIVRENYPQVKIFVRAKNRIDSYEYLNSGIHNIYRETLGTAVDMAVDVLHATGMRKYAARRLGQRFMTIDKASIRKLAKSDHDDEIHLFTTKEILLREEELLAYDNLNFDNQQWEDSSNDEEDEDEN; this comes from the coding sequence ATGGAAACAAGCTTAGCAATGAACACACTTATTTTCTTAGGCGTAGCCATCATTATGGTTCCGCTGGCAAGAAAATTCGGGCTAAGTTCTGTCATCGGGTATATTGCAGGCGGAATCATCATTGGTCCTTATGTTTTAAAATTAACGGGAAAAGATGTTAACGACATTATGCACGCCAGTGAATTTGGGGTCATCATGCTTTTGTTTTTAGTCGGTCTGGAGCTTGAACCCCGAAAATTCTGGGATATGCGGAAGAAAATTGTCGGACTCGGCTTAACGCAGATGCTTTTAACGATTTCCCTGCTATTTCTCGTATTTATCTGGGCAGGCTGGAAAATCGACAAAGCCATAGCCGTTGCCATGTGTTTTGCGTTATCGTCTACAGCAATTGTGCTGCAGACTTTACAGGAAAAAAACAATTTAAAAACATTAGCCGGAGAAGCTTCATTTTCCACCTTGCTGTTTCAGGATATTGCGGTGATTCCTATTTTGGCGATTCTTCCTTTAATTGCTAATTACAAATCCAGACATCACGATAACGAAATTCAGGTGCTTATACAGACTCTTCCGGAATGGATGCAGTTCGCGACCGTTATTTTGGGAGTGGTTATTTTAATTTTACTGGGGAGGTATGTTTTTGTTCCTTTTTTAAGATATGTCTCGAAATCCGGAATGTCGGAGCTTTTAACGGCCTCTTCCCTATTTCTTGTCATCGGAGTTTCAGAACTGATGGTTGCTATTGGCTTATCTCCCGCTTTAGGAGCTTTCCTTGCAGGAGTCATGTTAGCCAACAGCGAATTCCGCCACGAACTGGAAGCACAGATCGATCCCTTCAAAGGATTACTGCTTGCCGTATTTTTTGTAAGTGTGGGTTCCACAATGAATTTTAACGTCATTCAGAAAGATCCTACTTTTATTTTCACCACCGTTTTCGCAGTTTTAGCCATAAAATTTGTCGTTTTATTTCTTATCGGAAAATTTTTCAAAATAGATACTCCACAGAGCCTGTTTTATGCTTTTGCTCTTTCGCAGGTAGGAGAATTTGCTTTTGTACTGATTAATTATGCTTCAAGTCTTTATCTTTTACCTTCTGAACTGAATGCGCAGATGATGGTTGTAACAGCAATTACCATGTGCATCACACCGTTTCTATTAATTATTAATGATAAACTTATTACTCCGAGATTCATAAAAGAAGTTCCTGATCCCGATAATGATTTTAATATTCTGGACGGTAATATTCAGCAAAAGAAAATTATCATTGTAGGATTCGGACATTTCGGAAGTACGGTGGGAAGACTTTTAAAAGCCAATAAAATTCCGGCTACGGTTTTGGATCGAGATTCTGACCGTGTGAAATTATTGAGAAGCTACGGTTTTAAGGTGTATTACGGAGATGCCACAAAAATTCCTACCTTACGCGCAGCAGGAATTGAGGATGCCGAAATTCTTGTTCTGTGTCTTGATGATCCCGAAGACAATAAATTTGTTGCCGATATCGTAAGAGAAAATTATCCTCAGGTAAAAATCTTTGTTCGTGCCAAAAACAGAATAGATTCTTATGAATATTTAAACAGCGGAATTCATAATATCTACCGTGAAACTCTGGGAACCGCCGTAGATATGGCAGTTGATGTACTTCATGCAACCGGAATGAGGAAATACGCAGCAAGACGTCTTGGACAAAGATTCATGACCATCGACAAAGCTTCCATCCGAAAATTAGCCAAATCGGATCATGATGATGAAATCCATCTTTTTACCACAAAAGAAATCCTCCTGCGAGAGGAGGAATTACTGGCGTATGATAATCTTAATTTTGATAATCAGCAATGGGAAGATTCTTCAAACGACGAAGAGGACGAAGATGAAAATTAA
- a CDS encoding head GIN domain-containing protein — MRSQTIFLFSAIALLASCDKNDRHHNGHEQKTWVEKVVTKDNGPMSHKEVTGDFDEIEVSQAIEAEVIKADFEKVVISAPKNIIDEILVDNSGGELHIHYKSGIRVMDSHNVSARIYTKDFSKLNANSAASIKVKDKFVQDKMEVEVSSSGAVSGDLEANKFTISIDSSGNFDGKIWAVDLDVDASSAASLELSGKSKNGKISGSSGSSISAKDVIIQNLKAESSSGASVDISASSSINAEASSGGSLTIYKKGNVTSITKDESSGGSVTIQ, encoded by the coding sequence ATGAGATCACAGACTATTTTTCTTTTTTCAGCGATAGCACTTCTGGCTTCTTGCGATAAAAATGACCGACATCATAACGGCCACGAACAGAAAACCTGGGTGGAAAAAGTAGTAACGAAAGACAACGGACCGATGAGTCATAAAGAAGTGACGGGTGATTTTGATGAAATCGAAGTTTCACAGGCGATCGAAGCTGAAGTGATAAAAGCTGATTTTGAAAAGGTCGTCATTTCTGCTCCGAAAAATATTATTGATGAGATTCTCGTAGACAACAGTGGAGGAGAACTTCATATTCATTATAAATCAGGAATCCGTGTGATGGATTCTCACAATGTTTCTGCAAGAATTTACACAAAAGATTTTTCAAAATTAAATGCCAATTCTGCGGCAAGCATAAAAGTGAAGGATAAATTTGTACAGGATAAAATGGAAGTTGAGGTTTCCAGTTCAGGAGCTGTTTCCGGAGATCTTGAGGCGAATAAATTTACTATTTCCATAGACAGCAGCGGAAATTTCGACGGAAAAATCTGGGCGGTAGATCTTGATGTAGATGCTTCATCTGCTGCAAGTCTGGAACTTTCCGGTAAATCTAAAAACGGCAAAATCAGTGGTTCATCGGGAAGCAGTATCTCTGCAAAAGATGTTATTATCCAAAATCTGAAAGCAGAATCTTCCAGTGGTGCAAGTGTAGACATCAGTGCATCTTCTTCCATCAATGCAGAAGCGTCTTCAGGAGGAAGTCTTACGATTTATAAAAAAGGAAACGTTACCAGTATTACCAAAGACGAAAGCAGCGGCGGAAGCGTAACTATTCAGTAA